A region from the Phaenicophaeus curvirostris isolate KB17595 chromosome 30, BPBGC_Pcur_1.0, whole genome shotgun sequence genome encodes:
- the DDIT3 gene encoding DNA damage-inducible transcript 3 protein, which yields MAAEGLPPGGPPSALPGWELEAWYQDLEEVLAAEPGGTPLPWGAEQAPWGSAGGTGGCELDAALAAELLELQEAPEGSARSGVPPAAAEEEEDEGVAGCRTKRRRCGGPVASKEVAKRRQQANEQRVQELTAQNARLREEIGRLSAEVQRTRAALIERIVNLRCPAATGQPGTWGACPPGTD from the exons ATGGCAGCCGAGGGGCTCCCCCCGGGGGGCCCCCCCAGCGCCCTGCCCGGCTGGGAGCTGGAAGCCTGGTACCAGGACCTGGAggaggtgctggcagcagagcctggcggaacccccctgccctggggggCTGagcag GCCCCGTGGGGCTCGGCCGGCGGCACAGGGGGCTGCGAGCTGGACGCTGCGCTGGCTgcggagctgctggagctgcaggaggccCCCGAGGGCTCAGCACGCAGCGGGGTCCCCCCAGCAGCAgcggaggaagaggaggacgaGGGGGTCGCGGGCTGCAGAACCAAGAGGAGGAGATGCGGTGGCCCCGTGGCTAGCAAAGAGGTGGCCAAGCGGCGCCAACAAGCCAACGAGCAGCGGGTGCAGGAGCTGACGGCCCAGAACGCGCGGCTGCGCGAGGAGATCGGGAGGCTCAGCGCCGAGGTGCAGCGCACGCGGGCGGCTCTCATCGAGCGCATCGTCAACCTGCGCTGCCCCGCGGCCACGGGGCAACCTGGAACTTGGGGGGCTTGTCCCCCTGGCACAGACTGA